The DNA segment ATCATCGCGAATAAAGCAAGTTCTAAATTAAACACGATCGCAGAGGTAATCACAACAAATCCATCTACAATTAATTGGGAAAAACCACTCGAAAAACCTGTGTACTTTTTCAAAGCCTGTGCAATCATGGCTGTGCCGCCAGTCGATCCTTTTCCCCGGTAAACCGTTCCAAGACCGACACCTAACAGAATTCCACCGTAAATGGCAGCCAGCAAGGGGTTGTCTACTTTGAAGGGAAGATCTGTGGTAAGCCAGATGATGAACGGCACAAATAATGTTCCTACTAACGTTTTTAAGCTAAAGTCTTTTCCAAGAAGAATAATTCCCAAAATAAACAATGGAATATTAATCGCCCATTGGACATAAGCGGGGTTAAACTTGTACAACTCATATAAAATGGTACTAATACCGGAAACACCGCCTGAAGCTAATTTAGCCGGCAGTAGAAACATATTAAATGCTAAACCAACAAAAGCTGAACCGATAATAATATAACAGTATTCAATAAATAGTTTTATTTGAGGTGACTTCTGTGTCATGTATATCCTATCCTTTCTCACACGAACTCCATTATTCTAACATATATCTCGACAAAACTCTTATTCCTTTTATCCCTAAGTTAACTGTCCGGTGAGGATGTTTTAACGCATACAATGACTTCAGGAATAACGATTACCTCATAGTGGCAGCAGCTTAATCGGTTAATGACATGCAAAATAAAGAAGCCACCCCAAACAGGATGACTTCACATTTTGCTATGTTAAAGGATTACCGCTGCAATAATTCCAAAAATGAACAGCGGAATATTATAATGCAAGAATGTTGGCACACATGTTTCCCAAATATGATGGTGTTTGCCGTCCGCATTTAAACCTGACGTCGGTCCTAATGTACTGTCTGAGGCAGGAGAACCTGCATCCCCGAGTGCACCAGCCGTACCGATCAAGGCAGCGGTAGCCATCGGTGAAAAACCGGCAGTTAGACAAATAGGTACGTAGAGTGACGCAATTACTGGAATCGTACCGAATGAGGAACCAATCCCCATGGTGATCAGTAAACCAACCAGGAGCATAACAATGGCAATGAGCAAATGCGATCCATTTAAAAGTCCTTCAGTTTGATCGACAAGTGCTTGCACAGCTCCGGTTTCTTTTAAAATCGTGGCATACCCAGAGGCAATCAGCATGACGAAAGCAATCATGCCCATCATCCCGATCCCCTCATGGACAACGCGTTCACCCTGGTATAATTTAACTACTCTCGTAGCAAACATAACGATAATTCCCGAAAGAGCGCCGATCACTAGCGAGTCAGTATAAAGTTGTGTACCAAGAGCTGCAACAATAGCGAGAACCGTCATCCAATGCTCCATACTCCAACGAATTTCTTTTCTATGAAATACCTCTTCAGGTACTCCTTCATCATCAGCTATTTTCGGATCAGGTTTTCCATTATGACTAACCCGATCTTTTCGGTAAGTGATCAATAGAGCAAATAATAAGCCTACGATCATGGCAAGGCCCGGGAATAGCATGGCAAGCGTCACTTTATTAAGAGAGATCTCCATGCCATTTGCATTCATTTCGTCACGTATGATGCCTTGGAAAATCAGCCCAAACCCAGCTGGAATCATAATGTAAGGTGCTTTCAATCCAAATGTTAGGGCAGACGCAACTGCTCTTCTATCCAATTTAATTCGATCAAATAATGAAAGCAATGGCGGGATTAAAATCGGAATAAACGCAATATGTACAGGAACAACGTTTTGTGAAAGACATGCTATTCCTGCAATGGTAAGAACGAGCACAAGTTTCCGATTCCCTATCACCTTGAGCATTTTATTTACTAAAATGCTCGTTATTCCCGACAAGCCGATCATGACAGCAAATATCCCAAGTAGAATGTAACTAAGCGCCGTATTGGATTGACCGCCCATCCCAGAAACGATAACTGACACGGATTCCGAAACATTCATTCCTGAGACTACGCCTGCTGTAATGGCCGCGATCAATATCGCAAAAATGACATTGACACGAACGAGACTCAATATGACCATGACTAACACACTAATGATTACAGCATTTGTGAACATCTAATTCCCCCTCTACTATTCAATTTCATCTCAACTAGATATGGTTTTACGTTGTATCGTCCAATCAAATTGATCATCGCTTAACCATGTTGAAAGGGTTTCTATATCTTTTGAAAAAACACGATCCTCCGTTATCGATGGCACTACTTCTCTCCCTTTTGTAAAAAGTTTTTGAACGGAAGATGAGGCTAACGAGGTATCGCGGTATTCGAGAGCCTGCATCGCACAAATCAACTCAATAGACACTACCTTTTGTGCATTCACAATGATTTGGTACGCATGGCGAGCCCCGATGGTTCCCATACTGACATGGTCCTCCTGGTTCGCAGAGGATGGGATCGAGTCCACACTGGCGGGGTGAGCCAAGGTTTTATTTTCGGAAACGAGGGAGGCCGCAGCATATTGCATGATCATCGCCCCTGATTGCAGACCAGGATCTGGACTTAAGAAGCCTGGCAGGTCATTTAACTGCGGGTTTACGAGCCGCTCCACCCGTCTCTCTGAGATGTTAGCCATTTCCGCTACTGCGATTTTCAAGAAGTCCATGGCAAGTGCAATCGGCTGACCATGGAAGTTCCCCCCAGATACCACCGTCTCCCCATCGTCAAAAATCAGTGGGTTATCTGTTGCAGCGTTCATCTCAATCTCAAGCTTTTCTTTTACATAAGCTAGGCTCTGCCTCGACGCCCCGTGGACCTGTGGGATACAGCGGAGTGAATAGGCATCTTGCACCCTTTTTTCCCCTTGATGTGTAACAAGTTTACTGTCACTCGTAATCGCACGAATTCTTTCTGCCACTTCCACTTGTTCAGGATAGCCTCTTGCTTCATGGATAGCTGGATGAAAGGCATCAATAATTCCTTCAAGCGATTCTAACGTCATCGATGCAACCCAGTCACTTTGGTCAATTAGACGTTCTGCTTCAATATAATTGATCACACCCATCGCTGTCATCGCTTGCGTCCCGTTAATAAGAGCAAGGCCTTCTTTTGCTTTCAGTGTAAGAGATTCATAGCCAAACTCTTGATAAGCTTCTTGTGTCGGCTTAATTTTACCATGGTTATGAACCTCTCCTTCCCCTACTAGTACTAATGCAAGGTGTGAAAGCGGTGCAAGATCTCCCGAAGCACCAAGCGAGCCTTGACTAGGAATGACTGGCAAAATATCCTCATTAACCATGTCACGCAAACGTTCCACCACACATGGACGTACGCCAGAGAATCCTTTAAGTAATGCATTGAGTCGTAGTACCACCATTGCCTTGCTGACAACTTCCGGAAAATTCTCCCCCACACCGCAAGCATGCGAACGAATCAAATGCAGTTGCAAGTCATCAACGTCCTCATCCTGGATCCGAACATCACTAAACTTTCCAAACCCCGTATTAATGCCATAAACCGTTTCCCCATTTGAAACAATCCTTTCTACGGCATTCCTGCTCTTCCTCACTTTTTTCATACTCTCTGGATTAATCGCAACGAATTCCTTCCCATAAATAATACTTTTCATCTGCTTCAATGTTAAGTCCGAACCATTTAACTGAATCATAAAAATTTCTCCTTTCCATAATAAAAAAAGAGACGACAATGGCATACGAAACACCATTGCCGCCTCCTCAAAACTTTTGACTATAGGCAGCTGTTACCCTATATGATTGATTCCAAGCCCGAACGTTTCATGTTCGAGCCCTTTCACTGGCGCGCCAATCGTTCCATAAAAAGCGACCGCCAGCCATTCACCCTCATCAAACTGTTCATAAGGGGATCCACGGACAATAGCAAAACGCAAGCCTACCGTCCGCATCATGTCTCCCGCACCAATTTGACCGCGCATCACACCTTCTAACGCTTCTAAGATAGCATGATACAAAGCATGCGTTTCACGATACAGCTCATCAGAGATAATATGGTTTCTTTTCGCGGCAGTTTCCACCGCTGAAATAACTTTCTGCATATTCATGGAGCCTGCTTTCCCCTGGCAATACTCCACATCTTTCAAACGTGTAGAAAATGGCTCCAACTCTTCTGGTGTTAATGAGACCACCAGCATAGCTAACTTCCCGATTGGAATCTTCTGCGTCATTTACTTCACCTAATTCAACTTATAATCAACTATTTACTACTGACTATGTAAATTGTAAACGTTTTCTCAATTGTCTGTCAATGGTTATATGGAAAATTTTAGTGTTCTATTGTAGTGATTAAGTAGCACACTAAAGCAATAACCATTTTATGGATGACCTGAGGTGGTAATATATGGTCAAATAAAGGTCGTCCCTCATAAGTACAGGAGACGACCTTTATTCATAATTATCTTACTTTCACGTGCTTTCTTCGATTTGCTGTTGAGCCATATAGTCGTCCAGTGTAGCCTGTTTTGTGGCTAAACTAACAACAACATAGGCAATAAACGACAGGATAATCGGTAAGACGACACTATGCATACCAAAAGGTGAGGAAAAGAACTGTTCGATCATAATATAGGAGCCGACACCAACAAGCATCGAGGAAAGTGCTCCATATTTGTTTCCTCTTTTCCAATAAAGCCCCATCACAACAGGCCAAATAAACGTTGCTTCCAAGCCGCCAAATGCAAATAGGTTGAGCCAGATTAGTAGATCTGGTGGATTGATGGCCATTAAAAATACTAGTATTCCAAGGACAGCTGTCACTCCAAAGCTTAACGTTTTTATCCTTTGGTACGAAGCGTCTGGTTTAACATAGTTCACGTAAATATCCTTCACAACAGATGAGCTGACTAAAAGCAATAACGAGTCTACTGTTGACATGATCGCAGCCATGGGCGCAGCTAATACGACACCAGCGAGCCATGCAGGCAACACTTCCAAGGCTATAAGCGGCATCACCTTATCCCCTACTGCAATCCCGGGTAAGATCGGCCGCGCAAACACTCCTATCAAATGCATATTCAACATGATAAATCCGACAACAATTGTTCCGATAATCAAAGCTCGATGCATCGCCTTCGAACTTTTATAAGACATCGCCCGCACTGTTATTTGGGGAAGCCCGACAACAGCTACGCCAACGAGAATCCAAAAGGAGGAGACATAGGCAGGGGTAAGACTGCCATCTGCACCAAACGGCGTTATTAAATTGGGATTTTCAGCTGCCAATCCATCCATAATGTTAGAAATGCCCCCACCGGCAATAATTGTTGCTATGAGAAGGATGAGTGTACCACCAAACATAACTACCCCCTGGACAGCATCTGTTAACGCGACTGCCTTAAATCCCCCAATAATCACATAGATAAGGACTGATATTGCAAAAATAACTAAAGCTGTATGATAAGATAATCCAGTTAATGACTCTATTAATCTAGCTCCACCAACCCACTGGGCTGCCATCGCTGAAAATAGAAAGATAATGATACTAAAGGCAGCCACCAACACAACCCATTTACTTTGATAACGCCCCCTTAAAAAGTCGGTTAACGTAACGGCTCTATACTTTCTTGACATAATGGCAAACTTTTTACCTAAGATCATGAGAACAAAATAACCAGTAACCACTTGAGACATGGATAGCAAAACCCAGCCTAAGCCCTCTGTATAAGCTACCCCGGGACCGCCTATAAAACTGCTCGCACTTCCATATGTAGCAATCATTGTCATAGCTAAAATAAAGCCACCTAACTGACGCCCGCCCAGAAAATATTCCTCTAAAAAATTATAATTGGCCTTTTTCAATGAGCCACTAGCTACAAACCCCACCATGAAAATAATAACGAGAAAAATCAACAATGGTACAATGACAGCGAAATTCATGATTGATTACCGCTCCGTTCATCTTCGAACGATACTTCCACGAATAAAAACTTTACAACAAAAATAACCAAAGCAGCTATTAAGATAAACCCGACTACACAACTATAAAAAAACCACGCTGGCAGCCCGAAGACGTAACTATATTCCTCTGGTGGTTTACTACCTAACCCATAAGCAAAGGCGAACCACCAAACAAAGTTGATCACGGCTAAAGCAACGCCAATTATAGCTTCACGGTTTGCAATCATAAAGCGATGGTCATGTTTCTTTCCAGCCATCTTTTCATTCCCCCATTATTTAAGAAATTAAGCCTTACACCTGATGTTTTCCTTAGTGTACCAAATTTAAGATTGAAGCTACCAAAGAAAGAATCTATTTTTATCATTTTGACGGCCCCCTATCTTTAAAAGAACCTAGTCAATCACCCACACATGATTTCTGCATACCTTGAAGTAACAGGAACGATCATTTGCTTGAGGGAGAGTGATAAAATGGCAGGTAAAGTGCATCATTTTTTTGCGGGAGATCATACGGCAAAAGGATTTTATCCTTTGTATGCTTTCAATTATCAGGGACTTGAACGTGTATTTATACTGCAAGGTTTACCTTACACAGGGAAATCAAGCCTTATGGAAAAGTTGGCAGATGAATGGAAAGATGAGGGCTTCGATATAGAAATGATTCATTCTTCTTCCGATAATCAAGCAGTAGACGGAGTAATCATTCCACAATTGAAAATGGGCATTTATGGCGGGGAAACTCCATTATTTGTTTTTAACGATGAAAACCTGGAATACATCAATATGGATACTGCCGTAAATTTTGACAGTTTAAACGATAAAAAAGATACAATTACTCAACTAAAAGAAAAAATGAAAAATGCATACCAGGAAGCACAGAACTCATTTAAAGCTGGTCTTGACATCCATGATGACCTTGAGGATGTTTATATTAATCAGATGAATTTTACCAAAGCAAATCAGTTAACCAATCAATTGATACATCAGTTATTTAACAATCAAAAGGCAGCCAATAATGATTCTGTAGTCAAGCGACGCTTCTTCGGTGCTTCTACACCCCAGGGAGTGGTTGATTATATTCCGAATTTAACCGAAGACTTAGATAAGCGCTATTTCATCAAAGGACGCGCAGGAACAGGGAAATCCACTATCCTCAAGAAAATAGCTGCAGCTGGCGAAAACCTTGGATTTAATGTAGAAATTTACCATTGTGGGTTTGACCCCTTGAGCCTTGACATGGTAATCATACGTGAACTAGGATTTTGCGTTTTTGACAGCACCGATCCCCATGAGTATTTTCCAGATCGAGAAGGGGATGAAATCGTCGATGTGTATGCAGAAGCGGTCACTCCTGGTACAGATGAAAAGTATGCTGACGAAATTGATAATCTCACCCGTGGTTATAAATCTTATATGAAAGAAGGGGTCGCTTATTTAAAAGAGGCTAAACAACACGACGATGAGCTTGCATTTATTTATAGGGATGCAGTTAATACTTCTGTCACAGATCGTATTTTTGAGTCAATCCACTTAGAGTTCGGAAAAAAAGCGAGCATTTTAGAGTAAGTAAAATTTTATCATGAAAGAACCTGTGAGTTGATCTCAATATGACCAACTCACAGGTTTTTTAGTTTTAAGCGTCCTTGCTTATTCAGGGACGTAGGACTGCTCAATTAGAGATTGTTTATCTATCTTACCAACGTCCGTTTTCGGCAATTCTTCTAGCACATAAAATTGTTTAGGAACCTTGTATCCTGCAAACTTTTCACGGCAGTGACTTTGCAACTTTTCGATAGAAATACCATCACTTTTAAGGGAGATATAGGCAACGGCACGCTCTCCCCATTTCTCATCAGGGATTCCAATCACAGCAGCTTCATTTACCTCAGGATTTGATAACAGCCACTGTTCAATCTCCAGAGGAAAAATATTCTCACCACCGCTAATAATCATTTCCTTTTTCCGACCAACGATGTAAATAAAACCTTCATCATCCTGTTTGGCTAAGTCCCCTGTGTGCAGCCACTCATCTCGAAAAACTGCGTCAGTTTCTTCAGGATTATTCCAATAATATTCGAAGGTATGGTCACCCCAAAGAAGAAGTTCTCCTACTTCTCCTGGGCACTGATCATTACAATCCTTGTCAACGATGCGAATTTGATTAAACATCATTGGTTTTCCTACGGAGCCAACATGTTTTTGGGCATCCTCAGGTGAGATATAGAAATTGTTCGGTCCAGCTTCCGTCAGTCCATAGCCTTCCTTAAACTTCAGGCCTTTGTGATGGTAGTGCTTATAAATCGTCAACGGGCACGGTGCTCCTCCTGATAAAAACACTTTCATATTCGGATACCTGGCTTGCTGAAAGTATGGAGTTTGCACTAACATGTGGTGCATCGTTGACACGAGTAGGACGATGGTACATTGGTAGCTTTGTAAGTCACGAGCAGCCTGTTCCGGATCAAACTTTTCCGAAATAATAACAGTGCCGCCCATTAATAAAATAGGAAGGGATAGGGCATTCAGTCCCCCAGTATGGAACATCGGGAGACAAGTCAGCGTTCGATCTTCCTTCACTATGTTCCAGCTAATAATAGTATTAATCGCATTCCATAGGACCGGAAAAACCGAGCAACGAAGACATTCGCCGTTAATCATTTGGTGACTTTTTGAACAACCTCTTTAAGTGGTTAGTAGTAGGATTATAACGAGGGAGGATAGAGGATAGATCTTATCTCAAAATGTTTAGGCACTCGCGATCTACTCCTCTTTTAAAAATAAAATGGCCGAGTGTG comes from the Halobacillus shinanisalinarum genome and includes:
- a CDS encoding YitT family protein, with product MTQKSPQIKLFIEYCYIIIGSAFVGLAFNMFLLPAKLASGGVSGISTILYELYKFNPAYVQWAINIPLFILGIILLGKDFSLKTLVGTLFVPFIIWLTTDLPFKVDNPLLAAIYGGILLGVGLGTVYRGKGSTGGTAMIAQALKKYTGFSSGFSQLIVDGFVVITSAIVFNLELALFAMMSIYVTSKVIDFVQLQTSPSKLVLIISEKEELIQSIIKDEIDRGLTKIRTVGGHSNTEKTMILCVVEQEEAIYLKKALQEKEPTSFIVFLNASEILGRGFSLSKLYETGK
- a CDS encoding Na+/H+ antiporter family protein; this encodes MFTNAVIISVLVMVILSLVRVNVIFAILIAAITAGVVSGMNVSESVSVIVSGMGGQSNTALSYILLGIFAVMIGLSGITSILVNKMLKVIGNRKLVLVLTIAGIACLSQNVVPVHIAFIPILIPPLLSLFDRIKLDRRAVASALTFGLKAPYIMIPAGFGLIFQGIIRDEMNANGMEISLNKVTLAMLFPGLAMIVGLLFALLITYRKDRVSHNGKPDPKIADDEGVPEEVFHRKEIRWSMEHWMTVLAIVAALGTQLYTDSLVIGALSGIIVMFATRVVKLYQGERVVHEGIGMMGMIAFVMLIASGYATILKETGAVQALVDQTEGLLNGSHLLIAIVMLLVGLLITMGIGSSFGTIPVIASLYVPICLTAGFSPMATAALIGTAGALGDAGSPASDSTLGPTSGLNADGKHHHIWETCVPTFLHYNIPLFIFGIIAAVIL
- the hutH gene encoding histidine ammonia-lyase — translated: MIQLNGSDLTLKQMKSIIYGKEFVAINPESMKKVRKSRNAVERIVSNGETVYGINTGFGKFSDVRIQDEDVDDLQLHLIRSHACGVGENFPEVVSKAMVVLRLNALLKGFSGVRPCVVERLRDMVNEDILPVIPSQGSLGASGDLAPLSHLALVLVGEGEVHNHGKIKPTQEAYQEFGYESLTLKAKEGLALINGTQAMTAMGVINYIEAERLIDQSDWVASMTLESLEGIIDAFHPAIHEARGYPEQVEVAERIRAITSDSKLVTHQGEKRVQDAYSLRCIPQVHGASRQSLAYVKEKLEIEMNAATDNPLIFDDGETVVSGGNFHGQPIALAMDFLKIAVAEMANISERRVERLVNPQLNDLPGFLSPDPGLQSGAMIMQYAAASLVSENKTLAHPASVDSIPSSANQEDHVSMGTIGARHAYQIIVNAQKVVSIELICAMQALEYRDTSLASSSVQKLFTKGREVVPSITEDRVFSKDIETLSTWLSDDQFDWTIQRKTISS
- the hutP gene encoding hut operon transcriptional regulator HutP gives rise to the protein MTQKIPIGKLAMLVVSLTPEELEPFSTRLKDVEYCQGKAGSMNMQKVISAVETAAKRNHIISDELYRETHALYHAILEALEGVMRGQIGAGDMMRTVGLRFAIVRGSPYEQFDEGEWLAVAFYGTIGAPVKGLEHETFGLGINHIG
- the panF gene encoding sodium/pantothenate symporter, yielding MNFAVIVPLLIFLVIIFMVGFVASGSLKKANYNFLEEYFLGGRQLGGFILAMTMIATYGSASSFIGGPGVAYTEGLGWVLLSMSQVVTGYFVLMILGKKFAIMSRKYRAVTLTDFLRGRYQSKWVVLVAAFSIIIFLFSAMAAQWVGGARLIESLTGLSYHTALVIFAISVLIYVIIGGFKAVALTDAVQGVVMFGGTLILLIATIIAGGGISNIMDGLAAENPNLITPFGADGSLTPAYVSSFWILVGVAVVGLPQITVRAMSYKSSKAMHRALIIGTIVVGFIMLNMHLIGVFARPILPGIAVGDKVMPLIALEVLPAWLAGVVLAAPMAAIMSTVDSLLLLVSSSVVKDIYVNYVKPDASYQRIKTLSFGVTAVLGILVFLMAINPPDLLIWLNLFAFGGLEATFIWPVVMGLYWKRGNKYGALSSMLVGVGSYIMIEQFFSSPFGMHSVVLPIILSFIAYVVVSLATKQATLDDYMAQQQIEEST
- a CDS encoding YhdT family protein, whose protein sequence is MAGKKHDHRFMIANREAIIGVALAVINFVWWFAFAYGLGSKPPEEYSYVFGLPAWFFYSCVVGFILIAALVIFVVKFLFVEVSFEDERSGNQS
- a CDS encoding PRK06851 family protein, translating into MAGKVHHFFAGDHTAKGFYPLYAFNYQGLERVFILQGLPYTGKSSLMEKLADEWKDEGFDIEMIHSSSDNQAVDGVIIPQLKMGIYGGETPLFVFNDENLEYINMDTAVNFDSLNDKKDTITQLKEKMKNAYQEAQNSFKAGLDIHDDLEDVYINQMNFTKANQLTNQLIHQLFNNQKAANNDSVVKRRFFGASTPQGVVDYIPNLTEDLDKRYFIKGRAGTGKSTILKKIAAAGENLGFNVEIYHCGFDPLSLDMVIIRELGFCVFDSTDPHEYFPDREGDEIVDVYAEAVTPGTDEKYADEIDNLTRGYKSYMKEGVAYLKEAKQHDDELAFIYRDAVNTSVTDRIFESIHLEFGKKASILE
- a CDS encoding class I adenylate-forming enzyme family protein, which codes for MINGECLRCSVFPVLWNAINTIISWNIVKEDRTLTCLPMFHTGGLNALSLPILLMGGTVIISEKFDPEQAARDLQSYQCTIVLLVSTMHHMLVQTPYFQQARYPNMKVFLSGGAPCPLTIYKHYHHKGLKFKEGYGLTEAGPNNFYISPEDAQKHVGSVGKPMMFNQIRIVDKDCNDQCPGEVGELLLWGDHTFEYYWNNPEETDAVFRDEWLHTGDLAKQDDEGFIYIVGRKKEMIISGGENIFPLEIEQWLLSNPEVNEAAVIGIPDEKWGERAVAYISLKSDGISIEKLQSHCREKFAGYKVPKQFYVLEELPKTDVGKIDKQSLIEQSYVPE